One stretch of Miscanthus floridulus cultivar M001 chromosome 18, ASM1932011v1, whole genome shotgun sequence DNA includes these proteins:
- the LOC136519907 gene encoding uncharacterized protein gives MAEGLVPRIIVLALGAGALGFPDALRVLLDVAGRSPLTDIAICILTMAVVTAQALGAMLLARFLRKARAGGDAPSEPPRTDRFAQVTLVVSLGVAFLVSACLLVASVAGDLGLLHLVADVARKSPVIVALATGAAVLPCAGPLVRVFREEHHSHGAAAAAAASSSTGTGRFANMTQVAIFTGVAAVVGTMLLLARFTFTRKARNAAGVGGRAAPTPAADTRRFGKLTRLAPYLAVVVTFALLCCLVLTTYAPLESGPDGAKDP, from the coding sequence ATGGCGGAGGGCCTCGTTCCGAGGATCATCGTTCTGGCTCTTGGCGCCGGGGCGTTGGGGTTCCCCGACGCGCTCCGCGTCCTCCTCGACGTCGCGGGGCGGAGCCCTCTAACCGACATCGCGATCTGCATCTTAACCATGGCCGTGGTCACCGCCCAGGCCCTCGGCGCCATGCTGCTGGCGCGCTTCCTCCGCAAGGCGCGCGCTGGAGGTGACGCGCCGAGCGAGCCGCCGCGCACGGACCGCTTCGCGCAGGTGACCCTGGTCGTGTCCCTCGGCGTCGCCTTCCTCGTCTCCGCGTGCCTCCTTGTCGCGTCCGTCGCCGGAGACCTCGGCCTGCTCCACCTTGTTGCCGACGTCGCCAGGAAGAGCCCTGTTATCGTGGCCCTTgccaccggcgccgccgtgctcCCCTGTGCCGGGCCTCTGGTCCGCGTCTTCCGCGAGGAGCATCACTcgcacggcgccgccgccgctgccgctgcttcgAGCTCCACGGGCACGGGGCGCTTCGCCAACATGACCCAGGTGGCGATCTTCACCGGCGTGGCCGCGGTCGTTGGCACCATGCTTCTTCTTGCCCGCTTCACCTTCACCCGAAAGGCGCGTAATGCCGCCGGCGTAGGTGGCCGCGCTGCCCCTACTCCTGCCGCGGACACGCGACGCTTCGGCAAGCTGACGAGGCTGGCGCCGTACCTGGCTGTCGTCGTCACCTTCGCCCTCCTCTGCTGCCTCGTCCTCACCACGTATGCGCCGCTCGAGAGCGGGCCCGACGGCGCCAAGGACCCATGA